Proteins from one Bufo gargarizans isolate SCDJY-AF-19 chromosome 8, ASM1485885v1, whole genome shotgun sequence genomic window:
- the LOC122944491 gene encoding up-regulator of cell proliferation-like isoform X3, translated as MKASKTINRLKWKLAEVFEENADGFMDEVDSLQLITYEEYRVLCGAASPTEKTLRLIELILHKGEEACMTFLDHLENMIPRFPPLSRVSLHFQDNRARNFQELVQQLSLKKHLDSKLTLGDVLSIGTDNLFIDQPQNIPDIPWHFLTKIIGLNRTARNIQCQKQSTKEESDRVSELFFSVNEEEEEDTSCSIHPLDVLCALLHCSDLFLQQEIVTKMSVCQFAVPLLLPAGDGPNSTFMLWAMRDIVKKWRPQSLANCKGFREDNVVNIEMPMFSFVRLGPNKLSKSKILNQVLNPAQQHHDFFIHDNMEGGNIERKISDGLVEMSWYFPCGKSDVFSEPIAVANLRGDLESNWEQFEFLIQISSATFVFLESMCERQLRLLSSVSPNDTKFYFIVSPGPGKDVNSETQKHLNNVIENLKVSKKQFIIKRSKSNDAEFVKNIQNSIEQFLKEHNRKTSLEKLKTQKYGLYIDVDEDLAECQKARACAVNITSVINNVEEYKKTTLNLQGDLWKKLSKIEKELCRMTNLEGKDVQQYLAELIEKRTCLHKEQNEHDLSDGIMLFINAITHLSQAERQFFLKWMKLELESISRNNVSALQAEYKDKCSNKSNNLEELKNIDQKISDSSLGVEHFLRELGQFYEAEYSMKKQGLLPENRIQFAGLPNIASDLLLDGFPLELIDGDASNIPLQWITDVLTALDKKTGGQCRIRVITVLGVQSTGKSTLLNTMFGLQFPVASGRCTRGAFMTLIKMKESFQDEIGCEFILVIDTEGLKAPELASLEGSYEHDNELATLVVGLSDITIVNMAMENTSEMRDILQMVVHAFLRMKEIGKKPNCQFVHQNVSDVSAHDKNMRDRKKLLEQLNEMTQVAARMENKIGITSFSDVMDYNLEKHNWYIPGLWQGVPPMAPVNFGYSENVYKLKQDLFAFMKTQDSPCNIQNFIKWVESLWNAVKHEKFIFSFRNSLVADAYGKLSMQFSLWEWEFQKNVNKWINITENKIKNHIAESLDKETHEKSMCDLQQLLLEGESKMLEELENYFENKTENVHLVERYREDFRVSVNFLKKELERKAIGKYDNAVSLQKGRFEVQSILSTYQQVIEEKITELLEAGRHKKHKMTNLEIEQQFETMWDKTMSTVQTGRIKKYNVNQSMLHLVKNDLSTRGSAINEKLVKIKEISTYKQWKMDKKYIDHHWWSKVWYGNELFIKYEEFANSLIELCDSYIKKKMNSDADYDDTYCQELLQMINKELRQKETKILHFSSEFELDIKLFIFGKAFRTFQEMHDRFVQKNDPRNCLEELKSQYFLTFLNIFNEKDKSQSRAKQFCEQCLKPAITQYAFSHLGERIVDDILHSSDNKIFSTRTFFQYTLLEDLLVYMSFQKYVQYLHSYKKFSKEWIKNYLSEKYNNPLSLMEFHENILSSICEKVQKVLQDETSLASTTISQFLTHFCDHLQTDLVISQKELKVIVFSNTSDVGQFSLDVQSFITDTEKQILSELRSMSLESILSRVTLKPQDELLKKVFGCGHQCPFCRVPCEAGGGDHKEHFASIHRPQGLGKCRKRRNNKLVVEICTTDVVSEAKFRNSDTNCEFHPYKEYRTYYPDWSIQPDPSIESSDYWKYIFAQFNKKLASEFNANPADLPSNWKKITKEQALLSLKKIFNIS; from the coding sequence ACCGGGCTAGAAATTTTCAGGAACTGGTCCAACAACTGAGCTTGAAAAAACATCTGGATTCAAAGTTAACCTTGGGAGATGTACTTAGCATTGGAACAGACAATCTTTTCATTGACCAACCCCAGAATATTCCAGATATCCCCTGGCATTTCTTGACCAAAATTATAGGGCTGAACAGAACAGCACGAAACATTCAATGCCAGAAACAGTCAACTAAAGAAGAATCAGATCGAGTTAGTGAACTGTTTTTTTCTGTGAatgaagaagaggaagaagacaCTTCATGTTCCATCCATCCACTTGATGTTCTCTGTGCTCTCCTTCATTGTTCAGACCTGTTTTTACAGCAAGAAATTGTAACTAAAATGTCAGTTTGTCAGTTTGCTGTTCCTCTCTTGCTTCCTGCTGGTGATGGTCCTAACAGCACCTTCATGCTTTGGGCAATGAGAGACATAGTGAAGAAGTGGAGACCTCAGTCACTGGCCAACTGTAAAGGCTTCAGAGAAGACAACGTGGTGAATATTGAAATGCCGATGTTCTCTTTCGTCAGGCTGGGGCCAAATAAATTATCTAAATCTAAAATATTAAACCAGGTCCTGAACCCAGCTCAACAACATCATGACTTCTTCATACATGACAACATGGAAGGAGGGAACATTGAGAGGAAGATATCTGATGGGCTGGTGGAGATGTCCTGGTACTTTCCTTGTGGGAAATCAGATGTTTTCTCAGAGCCTATTGCTGTGGCCAACCTACGTGGAGACCTGGAGTCCAACTGGGAACAGTTTGAATTTCTCATTCAAATCTCATCGGCCACCTTTGTATTTCTTGAGAGCATGTGTGAGAGACAGCTCCGATTATTATCATCCGTAAGTCCCAATGACACCAAGTTTTATTTCATTGTCAGTCCAGGCCCCGGAAAAGATGTCAACTCAGAGACACAGAAACATTTAAATAATGTAATAGAAAATTTAAAAGTCAGCAAAAAGCAATTTATAATAAAACGAAGTAAATCAAATGATGCGGAATTTGTTAAAAACATTCAGAACAGCATTGAGCAGTTCTTAAAGGAACATAATAGAAAAACATCTTTAGAAAaactaaaaacacaaaaatatggaCTTTATATTGATGTAGATGAAGACTTGGCTGAGTGTCAAAAAGCAAGAGCGTGTGCTGTAAATATTACTTCTGTCATAAACAATGTGGAAGAATATAAGAAGACAACACTAAACCTACAAGGGGATTTATGGAAGAAGTTGTCTAAGATAGAAAAAGAACTTTGTAGGATGACGAACCTAGAGGGGAAGGATGTGCAGCAATATCTGGCTGAACTCATAGAGAAGCGCACCTGTCTACACAAGGAACAGAATGAACACGATTTATCTGATGGCATAATGCTGTTTATTAATGCAATCACTCATTTATCTCAGGCTGAGcgacaatttttcctgaaatggatgAAACTAGAACTGGAGTCAATATCTAGAAATAATGTGTCTGCATTGCAAGCAGAATACAAGGACAAATGTAGCAATAAGTCCAATAATCTAGAGGAACTCAAAAATATAGACCAAAAAATCTCAGATAGTTCTCTGGGGGTAGAACATTTTCTCCGTGAGTTGGGGCAGTTTTATGAAGCTGAATACTCCATGAAAAAACAAGGATTACTTCCTGAAAACAGAATACAGTTTGCTGGATTGCCAAATATTGCCTCTGACCTTCTTCTTGATGGATTCCCATTGGAGCTGATTGATGGAGATGCTTCCAACATTCCCTTACAGTGGATAACTGATGTCCTGACTGCGCTGGATAAGAAGACCGGAGGACAATGTAGGATAAGAGTGATAACTGTGCTGGGAGTGCAGAGTACAGGGAAGTCCACCCTTCTGAACACCATGTTTGGTCTACAGTTCCCTGTGGCCAGTGGACGATGTACACGAGGAGCCTTCATGACCCTTATTAAAATGAAGGAGAGCTTCCAGGATGAGATTGGTTGTGAATTTATTCTAGTGATTGACACTGAAGGGTTGAAAGCTCCTGAATTGGCTTCTCTGGAGGGAAGCTATGAACATGACAATGAATTAGCCACATTAGTGGTTGGGTTGAGTGACATCACCATAGTCAACATGGCCATGGAAAATACCTCAGAAATGAGAGATATTTTGCAGATGGTGGTCCATGCATTTCTACGGATGAAAGAGATAGGAAAGAAACCCAACTGTCAGTTTGTCCATCAGAATGTGAGTGATGTTTCCGCCCATGACAAGAATATGAGAGACAGGAAGAAACTTCTAGAACAGCTGAATGAAATGACTCAAGTGGCTGCaagaatggaaaataaaatagGAATCACAAGTTTCAGTGACGTGATGGACTATAATCTCGAGAAGCACAACTGGTATATACCAGGCTTATGGCAAGGAGTCCCTCCAATGGCTCCAGTAAACTTTGGTTACAGTGAAAATGTTTATAAGCTGAAGCAGGACTTGTTTGCGTTCATGAAAACCCAGGATTCTCCTTGTAATATTCAGAACTTTATTAAATGGGTGGAAAGTTTGTGGAATGCTGTAAAACATGAGAAATTCATCTTTAGTTTTAGGAATAGTCTAGTAGCAGATGCATATGGTAAACTGTCAATGCAGTTCTCTCTGTGGGAATGGGAATTCCAAAAAAATGTGAACAAATGGATCAATATTAcagaaaataagataaaaaatcACATTGCAGAATCTTTGGATAAAGAAACACATGAGAAATCTATGTGTGATCTTCAGCAGCTGCTGCTTGAGGGAGAAAGCAAGATGCTGGAAGAACTAGAAAATTACTTTGAAAATAAGACAGAAAATGTTCACCTTGTAGAACGATATCGAGAAGATTTTAGGGTGAGTGTAAACTTTCTAAAAAAGGAGCTCGAAAGAAAGGCCATCGGCAAATATGACAATGCTGTTTCTCTCCAGAAAGGAAGATTTGAGGTTCAGAGCATCCTAAGTACATACCAACAGGTTATAGAAGAGAAGATTACAGAACTTCTGGAAGCTGGAAGACACAAGAAACATAAAATGACTAATCTAGAAATAGAACAGCAATTTGAGACCATGTGGGATAAGACAATGTCAACTGTTCAGACTGgaagaattaaaaaatataatgtaAATCAATCTATGTTACATCTTGTGAAAAATGACCTCAGCACAAGAGGATCTGCTATAAATGAAAAGTTAGTAAAAATAAAGGAGATATCAACCTATAAACAATGGAAGATGGATAAAAAGTACATAGATCACCACTGGTGGTCTAAAGTTTGGTATGGTAATGAATTATTTATCAAGTATGAAGAATTTGCCAACTCATTGATAGAGTTGTGTGATAGCTACATCAAAAAGAAGATGAACAGTGATGCGGACTATGATGACACTTACTGCCAGGAACTTCTGCAGATGATCAATAAAGAACTTAGACAAAAAGAAACTAAAATTCTCCACTTCTCGTCAGAGTTTGAGCTGGATATCAAACTCTTCATCTTTGGAAAAGCATTTAGAACATTTCAGGAGATGCATGATAGGTTTGTCCAGAAGAATGATCCAAGGAATTGTCTTGAAGAACTAAAATCTCAGTATTTCTTGACATTTCTTAATATATTCAATGAAAAAGATAAAAGTCAGAGCCGAGCCAAACAGTTCTGTGAGCAGTGTCTGAAACCAGCTATCACCCAGTATGCTTTCAGTCATCTCGGAGAAAGAATAGTGGACGACATCTTACATAGTTCTGACAATAAGATATTTAGCACTAGAACTTTTTTCCAGTATACTCTGCTGGAAGATTTGCTGGTGTATATGTCTTTCCAGAAATACGTACAATATCTTCACTCATATAAGAAATTTTCAAAGGAGTGGATAAAAAATTACCTCTCTGAAAAATATAACAATCCTTTAAGTTTGATGGAATTTCATGAAAACATTTTGAGCTCCATTTGTGAGAAAGTCCAAAAAGTTCTCCAGGATGAGACAAGTCTGGCCAGCACAACTATCTCACAATTTTTAACACATTTCTGTGATCACTTACAAACTGATTTAGTGATTTCACAGAAGGAGCTAAAAGTTATTGTTTTCAGTAATACCTCAGACGTTGGGCAGTTTTCCTTAGATGTTCAGTCCTTCATAACAGATACAGAGAAGCAAATCTTGTCAGAGTTGAGGTCTATGAGTTTGGAGTCCATACTTTCCAGAGTCACACTGAAGCCTCAGGATGAGTTGTTGAAGAAAGTGTTTGGATGTGGACATCAGTGTCCATTCTGTAGAGTTCCCTGTGAGGCTGGAGGTGGTGACCACAAGGAGCACTTTGCATCTATCCATAGACCTCAAGGACTTGGGAAATGTAGAAAACGTAGAAATAATAAACTGGTCGTAGAAATATGTACCACTGATGTTGTATCTGAAGCCAAATTTCGGAATTCAGACACAAATTGTGAATTTCATCCATACAAAGAATACCGCACTTACTATCCAGACTGGTCCATCCAACCCGACCCCAGCATTGAGTCCTCCGATTACTGGAAATACATTTTCGCACAGTTCAATAAAAAGCTTGCTTCTGAGTTTAATGCAAATCCGGCTGATCTGCCGTCCAACTGGAAGAAAATAACCAAAGAACAGGCTCTTCTCAGCTTAAAGAAAATATTCAATATCTCCTAA
- the LOC122944491 gene encoding up-regulator of cell proliferation-like isoform X2 → MGTTRDASWIVKQLKWKLAEIFEKNVDDLFDELDTLDIISQQEYLDFCLKDSQTEKAIELVNLILQHGETACVKFLNHLENMILRFPALNGLSQSYLEDRARNFQELVQQLSLKKHLDSKLTLGDVLSIGTDNLFIDQPQNIPDIPWHFLTKIIGLNRTARNIQCQKQSTKEESDRVSELFFSVNEEEEEDTSCSIHPLDVLCALLHCSDLFLQQEIVTKMSVCQFAVPLLLPAGDGPNSTFMLWAMRDIVKKWRPQSLANCKGFREDNVVNIEMPMFSFVRLGPNKLSKSKILNQVLNPAQQHHDFFIHDNMEGGNIERKISDGLVEMSWYFPCGKSDVFSEPIAVANLRGDLESNWEQFEFLIQISSATFVFLESMCERQLRLLSSVSPNDTKFYFIVSPGPGKDVNSETQKHLNNVIENLKVSKKQFIIKRSKSNDAEFVKNIQNSIEQFLKEHNRKTSLEKLKTQKYGLYIDVDEDLAECQKARACAVNITSVINNVEEYKKTTLNLQGDLWKKLSKIEKELCRMTNLEGKDVQQYLAELIEKRTCLHKEQNEHDLSDGIMLFINAITHLSQAERQFFLKWMKLELESISRNNVSALQAEYKDKCSNKSNNLEELKNIDQKISDSSLGVEHFLRELGQFYEAEYSMKKQGLLPENRIQFAGLPNIASDLLLDGFPLELIDGDASNIPLQWITDVLTALDKKTGGQCRIRVITVLGVQSTGKSTLLNTMFGLQFPVASGRCTRGAFMTLIKMKESFQDEIGCEFILVIDTEGLKAPELASLEGSYEHDNELATLVVGLSDITIVNMAMENTSEMRDILQMVVHAFLRMKEIGKKPNCQFVHQNVSDVSAHDKNMRDRKKLLEQLNEMTQVAARMENKIGITSFSDVMDYNLEKHNWYIPGLWQGVPPMAPVNFGYSENVYKLKQDLFAFMKTQDSPCNIQNFIKWVESLWNAVKHEKFIFSFRNSLVADAYGKLSMQFSLWEWEFQKNVNKWINITENKIKNHIAESLDKETHEKSMCDLQQLLLEGESKMLEELENYFENKTENVHLVERYREDFRVSVNFLKKELERKAIGKYDNAVSLQKGRFEVQSILSTYQQVIEEKITELLEAGRHKKHKMTNLEIEQQFETMWDKTMSTVQTGRIKKYNVNQSMLHLVKNDLSTRGSAINEKLVKIKEISTYKQWKMDKKYIDHHWWSKVWYGNELFIKYEEFANSLIELCDSYIKKKMNSDADYDDTYCQELLQMINKELRQKETKILHFSSEFELDIKLFIFGKAFRTFQEMHDRFVQKNDPRNCLEELKSQYFLTFLNIFNEKDKSQSRAKQFCEQCLKPAITQYAFSHLGERIVDDILHSSDNKIFSTRTFFQYTLLEDLLVYMSFQKYVQYLHSYKKFSKEWIKNYLSEKYNNPLSLMEFHENILSSICEKVQKVLQDETSLASTTISQFLTHFCDHLQTDLVISQKELKVIVFSNTSDVGQFSLDVQSFITDTEKQILSELRSMSLESILSRVTLKPQDELLKKVFGCGHQCPFCRVPCEAGGGDHKEHFASIHRPQGLGKCRKRRNNKLVVEICTTDVVSEAKFRNSDTNCEFHPYKEYRTYYPDWSIQPDPSIESSDYWKYIFAQFNKKLASEFNANPADLPSNWKKITKEQALLSLKKIFNIS, encoded by the coding sequence ACCGGGCTAGAAATTTTCAGGAACTGGTCCAACAACTGAGCTTGAAAAAACATCTGGATTCAAAGTTAACCTTGGGAGATGTACTTAGCATTGGAACAGACAATCTTTTCATTGACCAACCCCAGAATATTCCAGATATCCCCTGGCATTTCTTGACCAAAATTATAGGGCTGAACAGAACAGCACGAAACATTCAATGCCAGAAACAGTCAACTAAAGAAGAATCAGATCGAGTTAGTGAACTGTTTTTTTCTGTGAatgaagaagaggaagaagacaCTTCATGTTCCATCCATCCACTTGATGTTCTCTGTGCTCTCCTTCATTGTTCAGACCTGTTTTTACAGCAAGAAATTGTAACTAAAATGTCAGTTTGTCAGTTTGCTGTTCCTCTCTTGCTTCCTGCTGGTGATGGTCCTAACAGCACCTTCATGCTTTGGGCAATGAGAGACATAGTGAAGAAGTGGAGACCTCAGTCACTGGCCAACTGTAAAGGCTTCAGAGAAGACAACGTGGTGAATATTGAAATGCCGATGTTCTCTTTCGTCAGGCTGGGGCCAAATAAATTATCTAAATCTAAAATATTAAACCAGGTCCTGAACCCAGCTCAACAACATCATGACTTCTTCATACATGACAACATGGAAGGAGGGAACATTGAGAGGAAGATATCTGATGGGCTGGTGGAGATGTCCTGGTACTTTCCTTGTGGGAAATCAGATGTTTTCTCAGAGCCTATTGCTGTGGCCAACCTACGTGGAGACCTGGAGTCCAACTGGGAACAGTTTGAATTTCTCATTCAAATCTCATCGGCCACCTTTGTATTTCTTGAGAGCATGTGTGAGAGACAGCTCCGATTATTATCATCCGTAAGTCCCAATGACACCAAGTTTTATTTCATTGTCAGTCCAGGCCCCGGAAAAGATGTCAACTCAGAGACACAGAAACATTTAAATAATGTAATAGAAAATTTAAAAGTCAGCAAAAAGCAATTTATAATAAAACGAAGTAAATCAAATGATGCGGAATTTGTTAAAAACATTCAGAACAGCATTGAGCAGTTCTTAAAGGAACATAATAGAAAAACATCTTTAGAAAaactaaaaacacaaaaatatggaCTTTATATTGATGTAGATGAAGACTTGGCTGAGTGTCAAAAAGCAAGAGCGTGTGCTGTAAATATTACTTCTGTCATAAACAATGTGGAAGAATATAAGAAGACAACACTAAACCTACAAGGGGATTTATGGAAGAAGTTGTCTAAGATAGAAAAAGAACTTTGTAGGATGACGAACCTAGAGGGGAAGGATGTGCAGCAATATCTGGCTGAACTCATAGAGAAGCGCACCTGTCTACACAAGGAACAGAATGAACACGATTTATCTGATGGCATAATGCTGTTTATTAATGCAATCACTCATTTATCTCAGGCTGAGcgacaatttttcctgaaatggatgAAACTAGAACTGGAGTCAATATCTAGAAATAATGTGTCTGCATTGCAAGCAGAATACAAGGACAAATGTAGCAATAAGTCCAATAATCTAGAGGAACTCAAAAATATAGACCAAAAAATCTCAGATAGTTCTCTGGGGGTAGAACATTTTCTCCGTGAGTTGGGGCAGTTTTATGAAGCTGAATACTCCATGAAAAAACAAGGATTACTTCCTGAAAACAGAATACAGTTTGCTGGATTGCCAAATATTGCCTCTGACCTTCTTCTTGATGGATTCCCATTGGAGCTGATTGATGGAGATGCTTCCAACATTCCCTTACAGTGGATAACTGATGTCCTGACTGCGCTGGATAAGAAGACCGGAGGACAATGTAGGATAAGAGTGATAACTGTGCTGGGAGTGCAGAGTACAGGGAAGTCCACCCTTCTGAACACCATGTTTGGTCTACAGTTCCCTGTGGCCAGTGGACGATGTACACGAGGAGCCTTCATGACCCTTATTAAAATGAAGGAGAGCTTCCAGGATGAGATTGGTTGTGAATTTATTCTAGTGATTGACACTGAAGGGTTGAAAGCTCCTGAATTGGCTTCTCTGGAGGGAAGCTATGAACATGACAATGAATTAGCCACATTAGTGGTTGGGTTGAGTGACATCACCATAGTCAACATGGCCATGGAAAATACCTCAGAAATGAGAGATATTTTGCAGATGGTGGTCCATGCATTTCTACGGATGAAAGAGATAGGAAAGAAACCCAACTGTCAGTTTGTCCATCAGAATGTGAGTGATGTTTCCGCCCATGACAAGAATATGAGAGACAGGAAGAAACTTCTAGAACAGCTGAATGAAATGACTCAAGTGGCTGCaagaatggaaaataaaatagGAATCACAAGTTTCAGTGACGTGATGGACTATAATCTCGAGAAGCACAACTGGTATATACCAGGCTTATGGCAAGGAGTCCCTCCAATGGCTCCAGTAAACTTTGGTTACAGTGAAAATGTTTATAAGCTGAAGCAGGACTTGTTTGCGTTCATGAAAACCCAGGATTCTCCTTGTAATATTCAGAACTTTATTAAATGGGTGGAAAGTTTGTGGAATGCTGTAAAACATGAGAAATTCATCTTTAGTTTTAGGAATAGTCTAGTAGCAGATGCATATGGTAAACTGTCAATGCAGTTCTCTCTGTGGGAATGGGAATTCCAAAAAAATGTGAACAAATGGATCAATATTAcagaaaataagataaaaaatcACATTGCAGAATCTTTGGATAAAGAAACACATGAGAAATCTATGTGTGATCTTCAGCAGCTGCTGCTTGAGGGAGAAAGCAAGATGCTGGAAGAACTAGAAAATTACTTTGAAAATAAGACAGAAAATGTTCACCTTGTAGAACGATATCGAGAAGATTTTAGGGTGAGTGTAAACTTTCTAAAAAAGGAGCTCGAAAGAAAGGCCATCGGCAAATATGACAATGCTGTTTCTCTCCAGAAAGGAAGATTTGAGGTTCAGAGCATCCTAAGTACATACCAACAGGTTATAGAAGAGAAGATTACAGAACTTCTGGAAGCTGGAAGACACAAGAAACATAAAATGACTAATCTAGAAATAGAACAGCAATTTGAGACCATGTGGGATAAGACAATGTCAACTGTTCAGACTGgaagaattaaaaaatataatgtaAATCAATCTATGTTACATCTTGTGAAAAATGACCTCAGCACAAGAGGATCTGCTATAAATGAAAAGTTAGTAAAAATAAAGGAGATATCAACCTATAAACAATGGAAGATGGATAAAAAGTACATAGATCACCACTGGTGGTCTAAAGTTTGGTATGGTAATGAATTATTTATCAAGTATGAAGAATTTGCCAACTCATTGATAGAGTTGTGTGATAGCTACATCAAAAAGAAGATGAACAGTGATGCGGACTATGATGACACTTACTGCCAGGAACTTCTGCAGATGATCAATAAAGAACTTAGACAAAAAGAAACTAAAATTCTCCACTTCTCGTCAGAGTTTGAGCTGGATATCAAACTCTTCATCTTTGGAAAAGCATTTAGAACATTTCAGGAGATGCATGATAGGTTTGTCCAGAAGAATGATCCAAGGAATTGTCTTGAAGAACTAAAATCTCAGTATTTCTTGACATTTCTTAATATATTCAATGAAAAAGATAAAAGTCAGAGCCGAGCCAAACAGTTCTGTGAGCAGTGTCTGAAACCAGCTATCACCCAGTATGCTTTCAGTCATCTCGGAGAAAGAATAGTGGACGACATCTTACATAGTTCTGACAATAAGATATTTAGCACTAGAACTTTTTTCCAGTATACTCTGCTGGAAGATTTGCTGGTGTATATGTCTTTCCAGAAATACGTACAATATCTTCACTCATATAAGAAATTTTCAAAGGAGTGGATAAAAAATTACCTCTCTGAAAAATATAACAATCCTTTAAGTTTGATGGAATTTCATGAAAACATTTTGAGCTCCATTTGTGAGAAAGTCCAAAAAGTTCTCCAGGATGAGACAAGTCTGGCCAGCACAACTATCTCACAATTTTTAACACATTTCTGTGATCACTTACAAACTGATTTAGTGATTTCACAGAAGGAGCTAAAAGTTATTGTTTTCAGTAATACCTCAGACGTTGGGCAGTTTTCCTTAGATGTTCAGTCCTTCATAACAGATACAGAGAAGCAAATCTTGTCAGAGTTGAGGTCTATGAGTTTGGAGTCCATACTTTCCAGAGTCACACTGAAGCCTCAGGATGAGTTGTTGAAGAAAGTGTTTGGATGTGGACATCAGTGTCCATTCTGTAGAGTTCCCTGTGAGGCTGGAGGTGGTGACCACAAGGAGCACTTTGCATCTATCCATAGACCTCAAGGACTTGGGAAATGTAGAAAACGTAGAAATAATAAACTGGTCGTAGAAATATGTACCACTGATGTTGTATCTGAAGCCAAATTTCGGAATTCAGACACAAATTGTGAATTTCATCCATACAAAGAATACCGCACTTACTATCCAGACTGGTCCATCCAACCCGACCCCAGCATTGAGTCCTCCGATTACTGGAAATACATTTTCGCACAGTTCAATAAAAAGCTTGCTTCTGAGTTTAATGCAAATCCGGCTGATCTGCCGTCCAACTGGAAGAAAATAACCAAAGAACAGGCTCTTCTCAGCTTAAAGAAAATATTCAATATCTCCTAA